The window TGAGCGACCCCTTTGACTGCCATCATGGGATCCCACACCAGCTACAGAATATTTGGTTGGATTTAAGATGTGAATAAGTTAGATTGAAGAGAATATATGTCTTTTTAATGTTGTGATAATTAAttactttattttcaaattaagtgGATTTCCCTgctaaaaattagattttattaCTTATTCAGGCTGTCttcttactttatttttgcTAAGTTTTGAAGAAGTAATTACAACAATTCATGGTCATCTTGATAGCAAAAGTCAGGTATGTTGTTAGTACACATGGTCCTCATGATGAGAAACATTCCATTCAACCAGTTTGACGAATCTTGAGTTCAATGTTCTccttgattttgaaaatttcagatGTCATGACTTTGATTGCAGATATATTAGCACTGTACTTCTGCATATCTTTGAACACAGTTACTGATAGTTTACTGGTCACAGGCTATGGTCATGCAGTACTTGGAGAAGTTCTTGATTAGCATTCAGAATGCAAAAGTAATACCAACAAGACCTTCCTTTACTTTGTTTTGTAGGGTTACCATTCCTTGCAATCATATCGAGTAGCACATGCATTGtggagaaaaggaaggaaagtaCTCGCCCTGGCATTGCAAAGCCGTGTTAGTGAGGTAGGCTTGTCCGATCATTCTCAATATCTGTTATAGTCCGGAATTTGCTTTCTTAAGAATTTTCCTGCCTGTTTTCTCTAGGTTTTCGGAATTGACATACATCCTGGTATGTTTACTTCTTTTCTTAAGGTTCATGTATTCTTGAGTAATACTTCTATATTTTACTGAAGATGCATAATTGCATTATCCTAGTTTGTGCATATGCATTTGAGACCAGCAATGGTGGAGAGCGGCATTTGGTGCTAACTTTCAGAAAACATCACTGAACAAATCTAGACTTTCTGGGTTACTCAATCATGTTTTGTCATTTAAACTTCGACTTTTGCAAACAATGAAGATGATTTTAATAGATTTGGATCAAAGTTAATCTTTGGGGAGAGTTTTATTGCACTTGCAATGCTATCTCATGATCTATTCTAATTGGGTTATTTTCTGCAGCTGCTAGAATTGGAGAGGGAATACTACTGGATCATGGGACAGGCTTGGTAATTGGTGAGACTGCTGTTATTGGAGACAGAGTTTCCTTGATGCAGGTAAACCAAAATCTCTTTTCACCTCCGTTTCTTTTCTAAACCAttagtttctatttttggtggCCATTTAGAAATCTTTTTGCTTGCTGATGCATATAATTCTTCCTGGGACCTCTACAAATCATAAATCACATTTAAGCATGGCTCGGTACTGTAGATCTGAATTACCGTAGTCTCACTTTTATTATGCATTGTGATGCATCAGTTTGCTCTTAGGCATATAAATGGTGGAGAAGTACTGTGGACTTATTAGACACCATTTTCGTTTGCCAAAAATTAGGAGACAATGATCAGAAGGATTCTTTGTACAAATATACAGGCTCTTTATTATATTAGGTTTTGATCTTTTGAAAACTTAGCCTTTTAAAACTCGCAACTGCTTCATTGTTAGTTGTAATCTGCACATATTGACAAACTTCAAATTTCTAGAAATCACACTTTAAGAAGGAAAAGTTATATTTGTAACTTGTCATTTTTTTACCAGTGTAATTCATTTCATACACTATGATTCTTTGCTTGTAATGCTTTTACACATCTGAAGAGGAACACGTGCTTCAGGAAGAAGTCTTCtgtttattccttttctttttcgtgaAAGGGATGACTTTATGTTTATTCAAAATGGATGATAGGGCGTGACTCTAGGAGGAACTGGGAAAGAGACCGGTGATCGTCATCCAAAGGTGGGTGAAGGTGCACTTATTGGAGCAAGTGTAACCATACTtggaaatattaaaattggGGAGGGTGCAATGATTGCAGCTGGTTCCCTGGTATTGAACGATATTCCTTCACATGGGTAAGCTCTTAATGGACTACCCAACCGCAGctttgataaatttgtctttCTATTAATTTGATTGACTCGTGAAGTTTGCTAATggttttttcttacttttttcaCCAAAGCATGGTAGCAGGAATACCGGCGAAGGTGATTGGTTATGTaattgagaaaaatccatcattgACAATGAAACACGGTATGTCGTGCACATAAATAAACCAtatgtttttttcccttcctatGTTTCTCTCACCTATTCCCTGGCACTCACTCTTAATGTTTTTGTTGTGGAAATGGATTTGGAGTTAATATGGTATTATCTACATCTAGACCTAGATTTAATTCTATGTTAGTTTCAGAATTTAATGGATGAATAAGTATAATTTTCCACTACATAATTGAGAGTGTGAATGTGACCATTATGCATGATTATGTAAGGAATATATGGTCATAATTGCAATCGTGTCGGCATATTTTTTCGATGCTGATCCTTTTGCTTCTACTACAACATCACAGCTCTATGCAGGGCAGAGCAATTTTATCTCTTCTGCCACTGCGCTAAATATTTTAGCGCTTttgatttgtcattttctttacgCTCACAGCATCCAAATTCTGGTCATCTAGAATTCTGTTGTCGATGATTGTAATAATACTCTTTTTGCACCCAGCATGTATCTCATTTAGTTACTCGAATTGCAGATGCATCCAGAGACTTTTTCGAGCATGTTGCTGTGAAATTCAAGGGTGGAAGGTCCACAGGTGATCATAATGGCATTTTGGTTTCTTCCCCTGGAAAATGTAGAGCTTTCTTATAATATCCATGTTGATAGCACAAAAAACCCAAGGGACCGGGTTTTTCCCTACATATTTCAAAGTGGTCTGATTATTTTCAGGAGTTCAAGATCCAGGAGGAAACATCGAAAGCACGTGATAAAGCTCACAAGCATCGATCTTTCTGGTGAAGACACCCGTTGGGCATTCATGCTCTATAGATTGGAGCGAACAGTATCGTGTGTAAATTTAACATGACATGGAGAGGTTTATCTACACTCGATGAACCTCTAGTCCGTCTGTAATCCTCTTCTTGATTGGGTAGTTAACATGTCAAATCTTTGCATGATGGGCTCCTtacaaaatcacaaaaaaggCCTGGCTAGCAGAACCCGAAGAGAAGCCTATAGGGGAATTAAGATGTTCATGAGCGGGATTTGATAGAGATGGGGTGTCAGAAGTGAGAAATATTGGCCCAAAACAAAAGGGGCAAGGACAAAGGGAAAGGTAAAGAACCTTTTCCAAAGGTCACCTGTTGTGCTACACTTGGAGTTGGAACAGATTGCTATTCTATGTATGTATGGTTAGGACAGGTCTTTGGTTGTGCAGGAGAGTATCCGGCATTTCAG of the Eucalyptus grandis isolate ANBG69807.140 chromosome 10, ASM1654582v1, whole genome shotgun sequence genome contains:
- the LOC104422833 gene encoding serine acetyltransferase 2 — protein: MTCLSDEGGASLLSEMVPRRLSIKGESLEGYLECPPERVFPVYARGVWRPPESEPAVSVSGSGDPIWDAVREEAKLEAEKEPILSSFLYASILSHENLEQALGFVLANRLQNATLLATQLVDIFYDVIANDKAIQCAIRLDVRAFKDRDPACISYSSALLYLKGYHSLQSYRVAHALWRKGRKVLALALQSRVSEVFGIDIHPAARIGEGILLDHGTGLVIGETAVIGDRVSLMQGVTLGGTGKETGDRHPKVGEGALIGASVTILGNIKIGEGAMIAAGSLVLNDIPSHGMVAGIPAKVIGYVIEKNPSLTMKHDASRDFFEHVAVKFKGGRSTGVQDPGGNIEST